One window of Hypanus sabinus isolate sHypSab1 chromosome 10, sHypSab1.hap1, whole genome shotgun sequence genomic DNA carries:
- the mpg gene encoding DNA-3-methyladenine glycosylase, whose amino-acid sequence MASRRRGLVHTASPGPSSLLQAAAEKAEETREGGAACTEQRPAGLSHPGRLLWDFFDRPCVALARQFLGQVMVRKLADGTELRGRIVETEAYLGGEDEASHSRGGRRSLRNEAMFMSPGTLYVYQIYGVYFCLNVSSQGDGAAVLVRSLEPLQGLDAMRGLRGQRRRAGGKPLKDHQLCNGPSKLCQALDITKSFNKEHLATDTGLWMERGPAAIVGADIISTSRIGIGYAGEWVSKPLRFYIKGNKCVSVIDRKAETLND is encoded by the coding sequence ATGGCATCGAGGAGAAGGGGGCTGGTGCACACCGCAAGCCCGGGGCCATCCAGCCTACTGCAGGCGGCTGCTGAAAAGGCAGAGGAGACCCGGGAGGGCGGCGCGGCCTGCACCGAGCAACGTCCCGCTGGCCTGTCGCACCCTGGCAGGCTTCTGTGGGACTTCTTCGACCGGCCCTGCGTGGCTTTGGCCCGGCAGTTCCTGGGGCAGGTGATGGTGCGCAAGCTGGCCGACGGCACCGAGCTGAGGGGCAGGATCGTGGAGACCGAAGCTTACCTGGGCGGGGAGGATGAGGCCTCGCACTCCCGCGGCGGCAGGCGGAGCCTCAGGAATGAGGCGATGTTCATGAGCCCGGGCACGCTGTACGTTTACCAGATCTACGGCGTTTACTTCTGCCTCAACGTGTCGAGCCAGGGCGATGGAGCAGCCGTGCTGGTGCGCTCGCTGGAGCCTCTGCAAGGGCTGGACGCAATGAGGGGGCTCCGCGGCCAGCGGAGGAGGGCAGGGGGCAAACCCCTCAAAGACCACCAGCTGTGTAACGGCCCCTCCAAACTGTGCCAAGCGCTGGACATCACCAAGAGCTTCAACAAGGAGCACTTAGCCACGGACACGGGTCTCTGGATGGAACGAGGTCCCGCAGCCATTGTCGGAGCTGATATAATCTCCACGAGCCGAATTGGTATAGGGTATGCAGGGGAGTGGGTTAGCAAACCTCTCCGGTTTTACATCAAAGGCAACAAGTGTGTCAGCGTTATAGATAGGAAAGCAGAGACGTTGAACGACTGA